The Fusarium graminearum PH-1 chromosome 2, whole genome shotgun sequence genome includes a region encoding these proteins:
- a CDS encoding pre-mRNA-splicing factor syf-1 yields the protein MAPIVPALSWACRQPQLHLVSNEDSVYEQDILRDPGSVKPWLTYIEFKTRHGSILEQAYVMERACTQLPRSYKLWKLYLSFRVKHVTKLNSALFDKEYRKVNALFEKALNLLHKMPRIWEMYLRFLTKQPLVTLTRHVFDRALRALPITQHNRIWAIYRPFANSAAGVTAVKIWRRYMQVHPEDAEDFIELLVQNGLYTEAALKFIEVLNNTRFNSKHGKGHYELWSEMVDLLVAHAADIETGHETGIDAERIIRSGISRFADQRGKLWSGLATYWIRRGSFERARDVFEEGITTVMTVRDFTLIFEAYTEFEESIIGALMEVASGRAEKGVEDENADFELDIRMMRFEQLMDRRPFLLNDVLLRQNPNNVPEWEKRVALWGDNKKEVAQTYTDAIAAIQPKRAVGAFHQLWTNYAKFYERGGDLRNARVIMEKAIKVPFKSVAELADMWIEWAEMELRNENFDDAVRIMAKAVQAPKRSTVDYFDETLSPQQRVHKSWKLWSFYVDLVESVSTLDETKKVYERIFELRIATPQTVVNYANLLEEHKYYEESFKIYERGLDLFSYPVAFELWNLYLTKAADRKIGIERLRDLFEQAVEDCPPKFAKTIYLMYGNLEEERGLARHAMRIYERATRAVADEDRADMFNFYITKSASNFGLTSTRPIYERAIAALPDVEAKDMCLKFADMEKRLGEIDRARAIYGHASQFCDPRTSPDFWTKWEQFEVQHGNEDTFKEMLRIKRSVQAQYNTDVNFIASQALARSQRQPEGAEDAEITDAMAALERQSRAPQGFVAASTGPVGGGNTATTAVPSNPDAIEIDGIDE from the exons ATGGCCCCAATCGTTCCGGCCCTGAGCTGGGCGTGCAGGCAGCCTCAGCTGCATCTCGTG TCCAATGAAGACTCTGTTTACGAGCAAGACATCCTTCGCGACCCCGGTAGTGTCAAGCCGTGGCTGACTTACATCGAATTCAAAACCCGGCACGGTTCGATACTCGAGCAAGCATATGTGATGGAGCGGGCATGCACCCAGTTACCTCGATCATACAAGTTATGGAAGTTG TATCTATCATTTCGAGTTAAGCACGTCACAAAGCTGAACTCAGCGTTGTTCGATAAAGAATACCGCAAAGTCAACGCTCTTTTTGAAAAGGCTCTCAACTTGCTCCACAAGATGCCACGAATTTGGGAGATGTATCTTCGGTTCTTGACAAAGCAGCCACTCGTTACCCTGACACGACATGTATTCGACCGAGCCTTGCGAGCTCTCCCAATAACACAGCACAACCGAATATGGGCCATCTATAGGCCTTTTGCGAACTCTGCTGCTGGGGTAACTGCCGTAAAAATCTGGCGACGCTACATGCAGGTGCATCCggaagatgctgaagacTTTATTGAGCTTCTTGTACAAAATGGTCTATATACCGAGGCAGCGCTAAAGTTTATCGAagtcctcaacaacaccagatTCAACAGCAAGCACGGAAAGGGCCACTACGAACTCTGGAGTGAGATGGTTGATCTGCTTGTCGCGCATGCAGCCGACATCGAAACTGGACATGAAACAGGAATCGACGCTGAGCGGATTATTCGAAGTGGCATCTCCAGGTTTGCTGACCAGCGAGGGAAGCTCTGGTCTGGTCTCGCCACTTACTGGATTCGAAGGGGAAGCTTTGAACGGGCGCgtgatgtctttgaggaaGGCATCACTACCGTCATGACAGTTCGAGACTTTACTCTGATTTTCGAGGCATACACCGAATTCGAGGAATCCATTATTGGTGCCCTGATGGAAGTTGCATCAGGACGGGCTGAAAAGGGAGTCGAAGATGAGAACGCAGATTTCGAGCTGGACATCCGGATGATGCGTTTCGAACAGCTAATGGACAGGCGTCCATTCCTCTTAAACGACGTTCTTTTACGCCAAAACCCCAACAATGTGCCCGAATGGGAGAAACGTGTCGCTCTCTGGGGCGATAACAAGAAAGAGGTTGCTCAGACATACACAGACGCCATTGCAGCCATTCAGCCAAAGCGAGCCGTGGGTGCTTTCCACCAACTCTGGACTAATTATGCCAAGTTCTATGAGCGTGGAGGTGATTTGAGGAACGCTCGTGTTATCATGGAAAAGGCCATCAAAGTCCCTTTCAAATCAGTGGCAGAACTCGCTGACATGTGGATTGAATGGGCGGAAATGGAGCTGCGGAACGAGAACTTCGACGATGCTGTTCGAATCATGGCAAAAGCAGTTCAAGCGCCCAAGAGATCCACCGTTGACTATTTCGATGAGACTCTATCACCACAACAGCGAGTCCACAAAAGCTGGAAACTCTGGAGTTTCTacgtcgaccttgtcgaAAGTGTTTCAACTCTGGATGAAACTAAGAAGGTTTACGAGCGGATATTTGAGCTCCGAATCGCGACACCTCAAACAGTTGTCAACTATGCGAACTTGCTCGAGGAGCATAAATACTATGAAGAGTCGTTCAAGATCTATGAGCGCGGCTTGGACCTCTTTAGTTACCCTGTCGCCTTTGAGCTTTGGAATCTCTATCTTACCAAAGCTGCCGATCGCAAGATTGGGATCGAACGACTTCGAGATCTCTTCGAGCAAGCCGTGGAGGATTGTCCTCCAAAATTCGCAAAGACAATTTACCTCATGTATGGCAATCTAGAAGAGGAGCGTGGCCTGGCGCGACATGCCATGCGCATCTACGAGCGGGCCACAAGGGCCGTCGCAGATGAAGATCGAGCCGATATGTTTAACTTTTATATTACCAAATCTGCTTCCAACTTTGGCTTGACATCGACCCGGCCAATCTACGAGAGAGCCATCGCTGCTCTTCCCGACGTCGAAGCAAAGGACATGTGCCTTAAGTTCGCAGATATGGAGAAGCGGTTGGGCGAGATTGATCGGGCTCGCGCTATCTATGGCCACGCGTCGCAGTTCTGCGATCCTCGAACTAGTCCTGACTTCTGGACGAAGTGGGAGCAGTTCGAAGTACAGCATGGTAACGAAGACACTTTCAAGGAAATGCTGCGCATTAAACGAAGTGTACAAGCGCAGTACAACACTGACGTCAACTTTATTGCCTCCCAGGCTCTGGCGCGCAGCCAGCGTCAACCCGAGGGCGCCGAGGACGCTGAGATTACAGATGCCATGGCAGCATTGGAAAGGCAGTCAAGAGCACCACAGGGATTTGTCGCGGCCAGTACGGGCCCAGTAGGAGGAGGAAACACAGCGACAACCGCCGTTCCATCCAATCCCGACGCTATTGAGATTGATGGTATTGATGAATGA
- a CDS encoding tRNA nucleotidyltransferase: MKRNIDSFLKDQYPLASDLNSFSTTPPSRILRRKYLMATAIIQLTPKEEQLRRLLLDVARSIDDSRQASEPIVLRWAGGWVRDKLLNIQSHDIDVAINAMTGVPFAQAMCDYCEQPDAMAKHSIGPADIGNLHNVARNPEKSKHLETAMVKMFGLDLDFVNLRKETYTEDSRNPQMEFGTAEEDARRRDATVNALFYNLHDDRVEDFTGGLADMDAKIIRTPLEPFQTFMDDPLRVLRLVRFASRLQFEIEPETRKFMADPKVLEALRAKISRERVGVEYEKMLKGAHPHQSLELIDELQLFHAIFTDPEHKNLPTPEISRWSVAYTCLDELLKDQSPTSVAGRLITSEDASSPFYAWNLAALTPWMIVEEPPNFRKKPSAYPPVAVVAREGFRAPNRLADIVAASYRHREAILELKEAVCSKAPYIDERDRFGMAIRKWDSPKDTWKLQVLNALLVDALETLPTWSREGSKGQQRALALISQIWTNIFLEQTDFLAGWGKFLDHLAKLDLYEVTTLKKLLDGKGLVKALGTKPGRWTGPALDVCIAWQLRNPDATDPAGAIEEVQRRRTELQIP; the protein is encoded by the exons ATGAAGAGGAATATTGACTCATTCTTGAAAGATCAATATCCACTGGCTTCCGACCTAAACTCCTTCTCTACCACGCCACCCTCACGGATACTCAGACGGAAATACCTTATGGCGACTGCTATCATCCAGCTCACTCCCAAGGAGGAACAGCTTcgccgtcttcttctcgatgtAGCCAGATCTATTGACGATTCTCGCCAGGCTTCTGAGCCCATCGTCCTCCGATGGGCTGGTGGTTGGGTGCGCGAtaagcttctcaacattcAGAGCCATGATATCGACGTAGCAATCAACGCCATGACTGGCGTTCCCTTTGCTCAGGCCATGTGTGATTATTGTGAGCAGCCAGATGCCATGGCCAAGCACAGCATTGGGCCTGCAGATATTGGCAATCTGCACAACGTTGCCCGAAACCCAGAAAAGTCAAAGCACCTTGAGACggccatggtgaagatgtTCGGACTGGACCTTGATTTTGTCAATCTTCGAAAAGAGACATATACCGAGGACAGTCGCAACCCTCAGATGGAGTTTGGcacagcagaagaagatgcGCGCCGTCGTGATGCGACTGTGAATGCACTCTTTTACAACCTACATGATGATCGTGTTGAGGACTTTACAGGAGGACTTGCCGATATGGATGCCAAGATTATTAGAACCCCTCTGGAACCTTTCCAGACTTTTATGGATGACCCTCTACGAGTCTTGCGGCTCGTCCGCTTCGCCAGTCGACTTCAGTTCGAAATTGAACCTGAGACGCGTAAGTTCATGGCGGATccaaaggtcttggaggcACTGCGTGCCAAGATCAGCCGAGAACGAGTTGGTGTAGAGTatgagaagatgttgaaag GAGCCCACCCACATCAATCACTTGAATTAATCGACGAGCTGCAGCTCTTCCACGCCATCTTCACCGACCCTGAACACAAGAACCTCCCGACCCCGGAGATCTCGCGGTGGAGCGTTGCATACACTTGCCTTGACGAGCTCTTGAAGGACCAATCCCCAACTTCTGTGGCTGGGCGTCTTATTACCTCCGAAGATGCTTCTTCCCCTTTTTATGCATGGAACCTTGCTGCTTTGACTCCCTGGATGATAGTCGAAGAGCCCCCAAACTTTCGCAAGAAGCCAAGCGCTTATCCACCCGTAGCTGTTGTCGCTCGGGAAGGCTTCAGAGCTCCAAACAGGCTGGCAGATATTGTTGCTGCGTCCTATCGCCATCGAGAAGCAATTTTGGAATTGAAAGAGGCCGTCTGTAGCAAAGCTCCTTATATTGACGAGCGGGACCGTTTTGGTATGGCTATCCGCAAATGGGATTCCCCAAAAGATACTTGGAAATTGCAAGTCCTCAACGCCCTGCTGGTTGATGCCCTGGAAACACTTCCAACATGGAGCCGTGAAGGATCAAAAGGTCAGCAACGAGCTCTCGCACTTATCAGTCAGATTTGGACTAACATATTCTTAGAGCAAACCGACTTCTTAGCAGGCTGGGGGAAGTTCCTCGACCATCTCGCCAAGCTGGATCTTTACGAAGTCACGACACTCAAAAAGCTACTCGATGGCAAGGGTCTCGTCAAAGCACTCGGTACGAAACCTGGAAGATGGACTGGGCCAGCTCTTGACGTGTGTATTGCATGGCAACTCCGTAATCCTGATGCAACAGACCCAGCAGGTGCCATAGAGGAAGTGCAACGCCGAAGAACAGAGCTCCAGATACCATAG
- a CDS encoding vacuolar ATP synthase subunit D produces MSGAADREAVFPTRQSLGIMKAKLKGAEIGHSLLKRKSEALTKRFREITKRIDEAKRKMGRVMQIAAFSLAEVTYAVGGDIGYQVQESAKSARFRVRTKQDNVSGVLLPAFESYLTEGNNDFGLTGLGKGGQQVQRCRETYARAVEALVELASLQTAFVILDEVIKVVNRRVNAIEHVIIPRTENTIKYINSELDELDREEFYRLKKVANKKQRDTAAADAEMKARREKEAAAQSGQTSQKNDDAPTDVLGENDDEDVIF; encoded by the exons ATGTCGGGAGCTGCA GATCGCGAGGCTGTCTTCCCAACCCGGCAGTCGCTGGGTATCATGAAGGCAAAGCTCAAGGGCGCAGAGATAGGTCACAGTCTGTTGAAAAGGAAGAGCGAGGCCCTGACGAA ACGATTCCGAG AGATCACCAAACGAATCGATGAAGCGAAACGAAAGATGGGAAGAGTAATGCAGATTGCAGCTTTCTCCTTGGCAGAGGTCACCTATGCCGTTGGTGGTGATATTGGCTATCAAGTACAGGAGTCCGCCAAGTCTGCTCGATTTCGAGTTCGcacaaaacaagacaacgTCTCGGGTGTCTTGCTTCCGGCGTTCGAAAGCTATCTTACCGAAGGCAATAACGATTTCGGCCTGACAGGTCTGGGCAAGGGTGGACAGCAGGTTCAACGCTGCAGAGAGACATATGCCCGTGCCGTAGAAGCACTCGTTGAGCTTGCTAGCTTACAGACTGCATTTGTGATCCTTGATGAGGTCATCAAGGTAGTGAATAGGCGCG TTAACGCGATCGAACATGTTATCATACCAAGAACCGAGAACACCATCAAGTACATCAACTCTGAGCTAGACGAACTCGATCGCGAGGAATTCTACAGATTGAAGAAG GTCGCAAACAAGAAACAGCGCGACACAGCTGCAGCAGACGCCGAGATGAAGGCGCGCcgcgagaaggaggctgcGGCGCAAAGCGGACAAACATCTCAGAAGAACGATGATGCTCCTACAGACGTTCTTGGTGAgaatgacgacgaagacgtCATCTTTTAA